A single genomic interval of Salinigranum halophilum harbors:
- the ligA gene encoding NAD-dependent DNA ligase LigA, translating into MTEGELESDAENPYLRDPPTAFTPVDELTREDASAEADRLREALHEHDRRYYVEADPLIADRTYDALFERLQTLEEAFDLTTADSPTQRVGGEPVDELATVEHVAPMLSIDQSVEEADVRAFDRRVRDAVGDGRYVCEPKFDGLSVEVVYDDGVFQRAATRGDGRAGDDVTAQVRTIHAVPLRLRGDPPETLAVRGEVYMPRDAFTQHNRERVEAGDEPFANPRNAAAGTLRQLDPSVVAERPLACFFYDVMAASEEPETQTEALERFADWGLPVADRVEHVDDVDEAIAYRNELMADRDDLNYEVDGTVIKVDSREAREELGATARAVRWAFAYKFPARREATTVEDIVVQVGRTGRLTPVALLDPVDVGGVTVSRATLHNPDEITSLGVDVGDRVRVKRAGDVIPHVDEVVEKRADGVFAFPDTCPVCDSPVERDGPLAFCTGGLACEAQLERAIEHYGSRKGLDIEGLGGERVAQLVDEGLVRGLVDLYRLSVEDLAELAGWGERSAEKLVGEIDEARDPSLDDFLAALGIPEVGASTARNIAREFGSVGALPLDDADDFEAFEERLQTVPDVGPTVAHHVREFFENHENRAAIHALLGEVDPRDVDVEEGAAPLEGLTFVFTGSLAVSRSKASDLVERNGGRVTSSVSSNTSYLVVGDSPGQNKRDDAAANDVEELREAEFERLLDGYGVAYPPAE; encoded by the coding sequence ATGACAGAGGGCGAACTCGAGTCGGACGCCGAGAACCCGTATCTGCGAGACCCGCCGACTGCGTTCACGCCGGTCGACGAACTCACGCGCGAGGACGCCAGCGCGGAGGCAGACCGACTCCGCGAGGCGCTCCACGAACACGACCGCCGGTACTACGTCGAGGCGGACCCCCTCATCGCCGACCGGACGTACGACGCGCTGTTCGAGCGACTCCAGACGCTGGAGGAGGCGTTCGACCTCACCACCGCGGACTCACCCACCCAGCGGGTCGGCGGCGAACCGGTGGACGAACTCGCGACGGTGGAGCACGTCGCGCCGATGCTCTCTATCGACCAGTCCGTCGAGGAAGCGGACGTGCGGGCGTTCGACCGCCGCGTCCGCGACGCCGTGGGCGACGGTAGATACGTCTGCGAACCGAAGTTCGACGGCCTCTCGGTCGAGGTCGTCTACGACGACGGCGTCTTCCAGCGCGCGGCGACCAGAGGCGACGGACGGGCGGGCGACGACGTGACGGCGCAGGTTCGGACCATCCACGCCGTCCCGCTGCGGCTCCGAGGCGACCCGCCCGAGACGCTGGCCGTCCGCGGCGAGGTGTACATGCCGCGGGACGCCTTCACACAGCACAACCGCGAGCGGGTCGAAGCCGGGGACGAGCCGTTCGCCAACCCGCGCAACGCCGCCGCCGGGACGCTCAGACAGCTCGACCCCTCGGTGGTCGCAGAGCGGCCGCTCGCGTGTTTCTTCTACGACGTGATGGCCGCGAGCGAGGAACCCGAGACACAGACCGAGGCGCTGGAGCGCTTCGCCGACTGGGGGCTTCCCGTCGCCGACCGAGTGGAACACGTCGACGACGTCGACGAGGCCATCGCGTATCGGAACGAGTTGATGGCCGACCGCGACGACCTGAACTACGAGGTCGACGGGACGGTCATCAAGGTCGACAGCCGTGAGGCCCGCGAGGAACTGGGCGCGACCGCCCGGGCGGTCCGGTGGGCGTTCGCCTACAAGTTCCCGGCACGGCGGGAGGCGACCACGGTCGAAGACATCGTCGTGCAGGTGGGGCGGACGGGGCGGCTGACTCCTGTCGCCCTCCTCGACCCCGTCGACGTCGGCGGGGTCACGGTGTCGCGGGCGACGCTCCACAACCCCGACGAGATTACGAGCCTCGGCGTCGACGTCGGCGACCGCGTCCGGGTCAAGCGCGCGGGCGACGTCATCCCGCACGTCGACGAGGTGGTCGAGAAACGCGCCGACGGCGTCTTCGCGTTCCCCGACACCTGCCCGGTGTGCGACAGCCCCGTCGAGCGCGACGGCCCGCTGGCGTTCTGTACCGGCGGACTCGCCTGCGAGGCGCAACTCGAACGAGCCATCGAACACTACGGCTCGCGAAAGGGGCTCGATATCGAGGGACTCGGCGGCGAGCGCGTCGCGCAACTCGTCGACGAGGGGCTCGTCAGGGGGCTAGTGGACCTCTACCGCCTCTCTGTCGAGGACCTCGCCGAACTGGCGGGCTGGGGCGAACGCAGCGCCGAGAAGCTCGTCGGCGAGATCGACGAGGCGCGCGACCCCTCCCTCGACGACTTCCTCGCCGCGCTCGGCATCCCCGAAGTGGGGGCGTCGACGGCGCGGAACATCGCCCGGGAGTTCGGCTCGGTCGGCGCCCTGCCGCTGGACGACGCAGACGACTTCGAGGCGTTCGAAGAGCGCCTCCAGACCGTCCCGGACGTGGGGCCCACAGTCGCCCACCACGTCCGGGAGTTCTTCGAGAACCACGAGAACCGCGCCGCCATCCACGCCCTCTTGGGTGAGGTCGACCCACGGGACGTCGACGTCGAGGAGGGAGCGGCCCCGCTGGAGGGACTGACGTTCGTCTTCACCGGGTCGCTCGCCGTCTCGCGTTCGAAGGCGTCGGACCTCGTCGAACGCAACGGTGGCCGGGTGACGTCGTCGGTGAGTTCGAACACCTCCTACCTCGTCGTCGGCGACTCGCCCGGACAGAACAAGCGCGACGACGCCGCGGCGAACGACGTCGAAGAGCTACGAGAAGCGGAGTTCGAACGCCTGCTGGACGGGTACGGCGTCGCGTACCCGCCCGCGGAGTGA
- a CDS encoding O-acetylhomoserine aminocarboxypropyltransferase/cysteine synthase family protein produces the protein MTRGFHTRSLHAGQRTDPATGARAPPIYQTTSYVFDDADYAADLYALEEDGYVYSRIANPTTRVLERRMAALEGGTDAVATAAGMAALDSATSILAESGDNVVAASDMYGGTATYLSKMASRRGIETRVVDTLDVDAYEEAIDADTAYVHVETIANPSLRTPDFEAIADVAHAYEAPLVVDNTFATPMLCRPLEHGADIVWESTTKWLHGSGTTVGGVLVDGGTFPWSETDKYPELSGENPAFGIDFADRFGDHAFAECARQRAVRSLGNQQSPFDAWVTIQGLETLPLRMEKHCENARAVAAFLADHPDVAWVSYPGLASHETHDLATQYLDGGYGGMVTFGLAGGFEAGKTLCESVELVSFLANIGDAKTLIIHPASTTHAQLSADEQRAAGVGPDMLRLSVGIEDAEDIIADLEQGIETAVTQI, from the coding sequence ATGACCCGTGGCTTCCACACCCGGAGCCTCCACGCCGGACAGCGCACGGACCCGGCGACGGGTGCTCGCGCACCACCCATCTATCAGACCACGTCCTACGTCTTCGACGACGCGGACTACGCGGCGGATCTCTACGCGCTCGAAGAAGACGGGTACGTCTACTCGCGCATCGCCAACCCGACGACGCGTGTCCTCGAACGGCGGATGGCCGCGCTCGAAGGGGGCACCGACGCCGTCGCGACCGCCGCCGGCATGGCCGCGCTCGACTCGGCGACGAGCATTCTGGCGGAGAGCGGCGACAACGTCGTCGCCGCCTCGGATATGTACGGCGGCACCGCGACGTATCTCTCGAAGATGGCCTCCCGACGAGGTATCGAGACGCGCGTCGTCGACACGCTCGACGTCGACGCCTACGAGGAAGCTATCGACGCCGACACCGCCTACGTCCACGTCGAGACCATCGCCAACCCCTCGCTTCGGACGCCCGACTTCGAGGCTATCGCCGACGTCGCCCACGCGTACGAAGCGCCGCTCGTCGTCGACAACACATTCGCCACGCCGATGCTCTGTCGCCCGCTCGAACACGGAGCCGACATCGTCTGGGAGTCGACGACGAAGTGGCTCCACGGGTCGGGGACGACCGTCGGAGGCGTCCTCGTCGACGGCGGCACCTTCCCGTGGAGCGAGACCGACAAGTACCCCGAACTCTCGGGAGAGAACCCTGCCTTCGGAATCGACTTTGCCGACCGATTCGGTGACCACGCGTTCGCCGAGTGCGCCCGCCAGCGCGCCGTCCGCTCGCTGGGCAACCAGCAGTCGCCGTTCGACGCCTGGGTGACGATTCAGGGACTCGAGACGCTTCCCCTCAGAATGGAGAAACACTGCGAGAACGCCCGCGCCGTCGCGGCGTTCCTCGCCGACCACCCCGACGTGGCGTGGGTGTCGTACCCCGGCCTGGCGAGTCACGAGACCCACGACCTCGCCACCCAGTATCTCGACGGCGGCTACGGCGGGATGGTGACGTTCGGCCTCGCGGGCGGGTTCGAGGCCGGCAAGACGCTCTGTGAGTCGGTCGAACTCGTGTCGTTCCTCGCCAACATCGGCGACGCCAAGACGCTCATCATCCACCCCGCGTCGACGACGCACGCGCAACTCTCCGCGGACGAACAGCGTGCCGCGGGGGTCGGCCCCGACATGCTCCGTCTCTCGGTGGGCATCGAAGACGCCGAAGATATCATTGCGGACCTCGAACAGGGTATCGAGACGGCGGTGACACAGATATGA
- a CDS encoding CPBP family intramembrane glutamic endopeptidase → MSQPSTPVASSPFTPTPSASVERRRVLVFSVLAFGIAWAVGGVIALTGGLRDSPPLVAGLSLGTVLLATGYMFAPAAAHVLTRLMTGEGVADARAVLRPNLRSAPRSYLLAWVGPAALTLAGVGLYFAVFPSRFDPTLSTISSVLPADAPLSPTLVVGTQLVAALTVGPAINTVFAFGEEFGWRGYLLPKLLPLGPRIAVGLVGLVWGVWHWPVIAMGYNYGVGYPGAPWTGMLAMVVMTVSTGTFLAWVTLRAKSVWPAALGHGAVNAVGGIGLVVSRPAESLLLGPTVTGLVVVIPWGFLAGWLLLRPERLWGRAGVRDAR, encoded by the coding sequence ATGTCACAGCCCTCCACCCCGGTCGCTTCGTCCCCGTTCACGCCGACGCCGTCCGCCTCGGTCGAGCGTCGCCGCGTCCTCGTCTTCTCGGTCCTCGCGTTCGGTATCGCCTGGGCGGTCGGCGGCGTCATCGCGCTCACGGGTGGGCTCCGCGACAGCCCGCCGCTCGTCGCCGGACTCTCGCTCGGTACGGTCTTGCTCGCCACCGGCTACATGTTCGCCCCTGCAGCCGCCCACGTCCTGACGCGACTCATGACCGGAGAGGGGGTCGCCGACGCTCGCGCCGTACTCCGCCCGAACCTTCGTTCCGCCCCCCGCTCGTACCTCCTCGCGTGGGTCGGGCCGGCCGCGCTCACGCTGGCCGGCGTCGGTCTCTACTTCGCCGTCTTCCCGTCCCGGTTCGACCCGACGCTCTCGACGATCAGTTCGGTCCTGCCCGCCGACGCGCCGCTGTCACCCACCCTCGTCGTCGGTACCCAACTCGTCGCGGCGCTCACCGTCGGCCCGGCCATCAACACCGTCTTCGCGTTCGGCGAGGAGTTCGGCTGGCGCGGCTACCTCCTCCCGAAGCTCCTCCCGCTGGGGCCACGCATCGCCGTCGGCCTCGTCGGCCTCGTCTGGGGCGTCTGGCACTGGCCGGTCATCGCGATGGGGTACAACTACGGCGTCGGCTACCCCGGCGCGCCCTGGACCGGCATGCTCGCGATGGTCGTGATGACGGTCTCGACGGGCACGTTTCTCGCGTGGGTGACGCTCCGGGCGAAGAGCGTCTGGCCGGCCGCGCTCGGCCACGGTGCCGTCAACGCCGTCGGCGGCATCGGCCTGGTGGTCTCGCGCCCCGCCGAGTCGCTGCTCCTCGGTCCGACCGTCACGGGACTCGTCGTCGTGATTCCGTGGGGATTCCTCGCGGGGTGGCTGCTGCTCCGACCCGAACGCCTGTGGGGTCGAGCGGGCGTTAGAGACGCTCGCTGA
- a CDS encoding DUF7344 domain-containing protein: MMGENTDSGGPTGVLTNRRRQLVLSQLQDHESMALRDLAEQIAVNDLQTDIESLSEEVIDEVEIALHHVHTPKLAGAGYVEYDSHSQVVSLTETGRQASIETQCDRVDSTSASRVSVDLCPETVDLLHDLIRRDDRFGARMDYDEVIATVLADAGPDVGRESEEEAK, translated from the coding sequence ATGATGGGGGAGAACACAGACAGTGGGGGACCCACAGGAGTGTTGACGAATCGGCGACGACAGCTGGTGCTCAGCCAGTTGCAGGACCACGAGTCGATGGCGCTGCGCGACCTCGCGGAACAGATCGCCGTAAACGACCTGCAGACGGACATCGAGTCGCTCAGCGAGGAGGTGATCGACGAGGTGGAGATCGCGCTCCACCACGTCCACACGCCCAAACTGGCCGGGGCGGGCTACGTCGAGTACGACTCACACAGCCAGGTCGTCTCGTTGACCGAGACGGGGCGCCAGGCGTCGATCGAGACCCAGTGCGACCGGGTCGACTCGACGTCGGCCAGCCGGGTCTCGGTCGACCTCTGTCCCGAGACGGTCGACCTGCTCCACGACCTCATCCGGCGCGACGACCGGTTCGGAGCGCGGATGGACTACGACGAGGTCATCGCGACCGTCCTCGCCGACGCCGGACCGGACGTCGGGCGGGAGAGCGAAGAGGAAGCGAAGTAG
- the mdh gene encoding malate dehydrogenase, producing MTKVSVVGAAGTVGAAAGYNIALRDICDELVLVDIPKMEDKTVGQAADTNHGIAYDSNTRVVQGGYEATEGSDVVVITAGIPRKEGQTRIDLAGDNAPIMQDIHDSLAEYNDDFVSITTSNPVDLLNRHLYEVGDRAPEKVIGFGGRLDSARFRYVLSERFDVPVRNVEATILGEHGDAQVPVFSKVRVDGADPSFTDDEKEEILADLQESAMDVISRKGATQWGPATGVAHMTEAVLRDTGAVLPGSVKLDGEFGQEDTAFGVPVKLGSNGVEEVVEWDLDDYEQGLLEDASEKLSTQYEKMTADL from the coding sequence ATGACGAAAGTTAGCGTGGTTGGCGCCGCCGGCACCGTCGGCGCAGCGGCTGGATACAACATCGCCCTTCGGGACATCTGCGACGAACTCGTCCTCGTCGATATCCCGAAGATGGAGGACAAGACGGTCGGCCAGGCCGCCGACACGAACCACGGCATCGCCTACGACTCGAACACGCGCGTCGTCCAGGGCGGCTACGAGGCGACCGAGGGCTCCGACGTCGTCGTCATCACGGCGGGCATCCCCCGGAAAGAGGGGCAGACCCGTATCGACCTCGCGGGCGACAACGCGCCCATCATGCAGGACATCCACGACTCGCTCGCCGAGTACAACGACGACTTCGTCTCCATCACGACGTCGAACCCGGTCGACCTGCTCAACCGCCACCTCTACGAGGTCGGCGACCGCGCGCCCGAGAAGGTCATCGGCTTCGGCGGTCGGCTCGACTCGGCGCGCTTCCGCTACGTCCTCTCGGAGCGCTTCGACGTCCCCGTCAGGAACGTCGAGGCGACCATCCTCGGCGAGCACGGCGACGCGCAGGTACCCGTCTTCTCGAAGGTCCGCGTCGACGGTGCCGACCCGTCGTTCACCGACGACGAGAAGGAGGAGATTCTCGCCGACCTCCAGGAGTCGGCGATGGACGTTATCTCCCGCAAGGGCGCGACCCAGTGGGGCCCGGCGACGGGCGTCGCCCACATGACCGAGGCCGTCCTCCGGGACACCGGCGCGGTCCTCCCCGGCTCGGTCAAACTCGACGGCGAGTTCGGACAGGAAGACACCGCGTTCGGCGTCCCCGTCAAGCTCGGTTCGAACGGCGTCGAGGAGGTCGTCGAGTGGGACCTCGACGACTACGAGCAGGGACTCCTCGAAGACGCCTCCGAGAAGCTCTCGACGCAGTACGAGAAGATGACGGCCGACCTCTGA
- a CDS encoding ABC transporter ATP-binding protein, translating into MAAIELDGVTKRFGDVTAVRDLSLRVETGEVYGFLGPNGAGKSTTINMLLDFVRPSSGDVRVLGMDAQADSVAVRRRTGVLPEGYDVYTRLTGRKHIDFAARSKDVEVDADAVLERVGIADAADRRADEYSKGMRQRLVLGMALVGDPDLLVLDEPSSGLDPAGAKEMRDIVRDEADRGTTVFFSSHVLGQVEAVCDRVGILRGGELVAQDSIEGLRDARGGDTRLVVTVGGAVDGAVETVRGLEGVDDAHLDRETLTVSCSSDAKTRVIGALESAGVTVEDFKTEEASLEDLFLSYTGEATGDPGDGTVERATASETDADTEART; encoded by the coding sequence ATGGCCGCCATCGAACTCGACGGAGTGACGAAACGGTTCGGCGATGTCACCGCCGTCCGCGACCTCTCCCTCCGGGTCGAAACAGGCGAGGTGTACGGTTTCCTCGGGCCGAACGGCGCGGGGAAGTCGACGACCATCAACATGCTCTTGGACTTCGTCAGACCCTCCTCCGGTGACGTCCGCGTCCTGGGGATGGACGCCCAGGCCGACAGCGTCGCCGTCCGACGGCGGACGGGCGTACTCCCCGAAGGGTACGACGTGTACACCCGCCTCACCGGCCGGAAACACATCGACTTCGCCGCCCGCTCGAAAGACGTCGAGGTCGACGCCGACGCGGTCTTAGAACGCGTCGGCATCGCCGACGCCGCCGACCGCCGGGCCGACGAGTACTCGAAAGGGATGCGCCAGCGACTCGTCCTCGGGATGGCGCTCGTCGGCGACCCCGACCTGCTCGTCCTCGACGAACCCTCCTCGGGGCTCGACCCCGCAGGCGCGAAGGAGATGCGCGACATCGTCCGCGACGAGGCCGACCGGGGGACGACCGTCTTCTTCTCGAGCCACGTCCTCGGGCAGGTCGAAGCCGTCTGCGACCGCGTCGGTATCCTCCGCGGCGGCGAACTCGTCGCACAGGACAGCATCGAGGGCCTGCGCGACGCGCGCGGCGGCGACACCCGCCTCGTCGTCACCGTCGGCGGCGCGGTCGACGGGGCGGTCGAGACGGTTCGCGGCCTCGAAGGAGTGGACGACGCCCACCTGGACCGCGAGACACTCACCGTCTCGTGTTCGAGCGACGCGAAGACCCGCGTCATCGGCGCGCTCGAGTCCGCCGGGGTGACCGTCGAGGACTTCAAGACCGAGGAGGCCTCACTCGAAGACCTCTTCCTCAGCTACACCGGCGAGGCGACGGGTGACCCCGGTGACGGGACCGTCGAGCGCGCCACGGCGAGTGAGACGGACGCCGACACGGAGGCCCGCACATGA
- a CDS encoding excinuclease ABC subunit C translates to MEPNEVRARANDLPRQPGVYQFLDGDATLYVGKAVDLRSRVRSYADPRGERIRRMVAAAETVDVAVTETETQALLLEANLIKRHQPRYNVRLKDDKSYPLVQLTDHPVPRVEVTRDPEPGATVFGPYTDKGQVETVVKALRETYGLRGCSDHKYSGRERPCLDYEMGLCSAPCTGEIGEDAYGEDVESTVRFFEGETGVLADPLRREMEAAAQSQEFERAAHLRDRLSVVESFHGGGEEAVSSRRDERTVDVLGASVEGDRAVVARLHAERGQLVDRSRHHLDAPEGSDAATAALFSAFLPQYYAERDLPDTVLLSERPDDEDVIAWLEAEGVAVRVPGSGREAKLVELALKNARRTDGEPDGVGELGAALSIPRPERIEGFDVSHAQGRAVVGSDVCFVGGDSDTASYRRKKLSEGNDDYLHMHELVAWRARRAVEGRDDRPDPDLLLVDGGRGQLDAARAALDEVGWDVPVVALAKEEEVVVTTERTYDWPADHPGLHLLQRVRDEAHRFAVQYHQTLRDDVSTVLDDIDGVGPATRKRLLRRFGSVDAVRTASLDDLTDVPGIGEKTARTLSERL, encoded by the coding sequence GTGGAACCGAACGAGGTCCGGGCGCGCGCGAACGACCTGCCGCGACAGCCCGGAGTGTACCAGTTCCTCGACGGGGACGCCACGCTGTACGTCGGGAAGGCGGTCGACCTCCGGAGCCGTGTCCGGTCGTACGCCGACCCGCGCGGGGAACGTATCCGCCGGATGGTCGCCGCGGCGGAGACGGTCGACGTCGCGGTGACGGAGACGGAGACGCAGGCGCTCTTGCTCGAAGCGAACCTCATCAAGCGCCACCAGCCGCGGTACAACGTCCGGCTGAAGGACGACAAGTCCTACCCGCTCGTCCAGTTGACCGACCATCCGGTGCCGAGAGTCGAGGTGACGCGCGACCCCGAGCCGGGCGCGACGGTGTTCGGCCCCTACACCGACAAGGGGCAGGTCGAGACCGTCGTGAAGGCGCTCCGGGAGACCTACGGCCTTCGGGGATGCTCCGACCACAAGTACAGCGGTCGCGAGCGCCCGTGTCTCGACTACGAGATGGGACTCTGCTCGGCGCCGTGTACCGGGGAGATCGGCGAGGACGCGTACGGCGAGGACGTCGAGTCGACAGTTCGGTTCTTCGAGGGCGAGACCGGCGTCCTCGCGGACCCCTTGCGGAGAGAGATGGAGGCCGCGGCACAGAGCCAGGAGTTCGAGCGGGCCGCACACCTCCGCGACCGGCTCTCGGTGGTCGAGTCGTTTCACGGCGGCGGCGAGGAGGCCGTCAGCAGTCGGCGCGACGAGCGCACCGTCGACGTCCTCGGGGCGAGCGTCGAGGGCGACCGGGCGGTCGTCGCCCGACTGCACGCCGAGCGGGGCCAGCTCGTCGACCGGTCGCGACACCACCTCGACGCACCCGAGGGGAGCGACGCGGCCACCGCGGCGCTGTTCAGCGCGTTCCTCCCCCAGTACTACGCCGAGCGCGACTTGCCCGACACCGTGCTCCTCTCGGAGCGCCCCGACGACGAGGACGTGATCGCGTGGCTCGAAGCCGAGGGCGTCGCGGTCCGCGTCCCGGGGAGCGGCCGGGAGGCGAAGCTGGTCGAACTCGCGCTGAAGAACGCCCGGCGAACCGACGGCGAGCCCGACGGCGTCGGCGAACTCGGTGCGGCGCTCTCGATTCCACGACCCGAGCGCATCGAGGGCTTCGACGTGAGCCACGCGCAGGGGCGGGCCGTGGTCGGAAGCGACGTCTGCTTCGTCGGCGGCGACTCCGACACGGCCTCGTACCGGCGAAAGAAGCTCTCTGAGGGCAACGACGACTACCTGCACATGCACGAACTCGTCGCGTGGCGCGCCCGACGGGCCGTCGAGGGCCGCGACGACCGGCCCGACCCCGACCTCCTCCTGGTCGACGGGGGCCGCGGGCAGTTAGACGCCGCTCGTGCCGCTCTCGACGAGGTCGGGTGGGACGTGCCGGTGGTGGCGCTCGCGAAAGAGGAGGAGGTGGTCGTCACCACCGAACGGACGTACGACTGGCCGGCCGACCATCCCGGACTCCACCTCCTCCAGCGTGTGCGCGACGAGGCGCACCGCTTCGCCGTGCAGTACCACCAGACCCTTCGCGACGACGTCTCGACGGTGCTCGACGACATCGACGGCGTCGGGCCCGCGACGAGAAAGCGGCTCCTCCGGCGCTTCGGGAGCGTCGACGCGGTGCGGACGGCCTCGCTCGACGACCTCACCGACGTGCCCGGTATCGGGGAGAAGACGGCAAGAACGCTCAGCGAGCGTCTCTAA
- a CDS encoding ABC transporter permease: MSWQAVAQKDFEDAVRSRWLWGLSVFFLLFFGGTTTVFYAYVGGPDATSDSLFGLFASGFLSFSYTGFLAFALAFIALISSYGAVIDERESGTLKLLLSLPHARRDVIAGKIAGRSAVVVIPALVGFLIALVALLATGTRIVPGHFFPQIALTALLAVAFVSIGVGVSASAGSGRQATLGTLGLYFLFALLWSFVARGFPQLLTEIAKRVPVVEPLSGALTVKLRLLVKYLNPLRAYETLVAEVYFGDPIQARLVKEGFFTQAQAAPVLQESLPFYLTGPFIFAVLLAWIAVPPLLGYWSFRDQDL; the protein is encoded by the coding sequence ATGAGCTGGCAGGCCGTCGCCCAGAAGGACTTCGAAGACGCCGTCCGCTCGCGGTGGCTCTGGGGACTCTCGGTGTTCTTCCTCCTCTTCTTCGGCGGGACGACAACCGTCTTCTACGCCTACGTCGGCGGTCCCGACGCCACCTCCGACTCGCTGTTCGGCCTCTTCGCCTCGGGCTTTCTCTCCTTCTCGTACACGGGCTTTCTCGCGTTCGCGCTCGCGTTCATCGCGCTCATCTCCTCGTACGGGGCCGTCATCGACGAGCGGGAGTCGGGCACGCTGAAGCTCTTGCTGTCGCTCCCTCACGCCCGTCGGGACGTCATCGCCGGAAAGATTGCCGGCCGGAGCGCCGTCGTCGTCATCCCGGCGCTCGTCGGCTTCCTCATCGCGCTCGTCGCGCTCCTCGCCACAGGCACGCGAATCGTCCCCGGACACTTCTTCCCGCAGATCGCGCTCACCGCGTTGCTCGCCGTCGCCTTCGTCTCCATCGGCGTCGGCGTCTCCGCGTCCGCGGGCTCGGGTCGACAGGCCACGCTGGGGACGCTGGGACTGTACTTCCTCTTCGCCCTGCTGTGGTCGTTCGTCGCCCGCGGCTTCCCCCAGTTACTCACCGAAATCGCGAAGCGCGTGCCCGTTGTCGAGCCGCTCTCGGGGGCGCTCACGGTGAAGCTTCGACTCCTCGTGAAGTACCTCAACCCGCTCCGGGCGTACGAGACGCTGGTCGCCGAGGTGTACTTCGGCGACCCGATCCAGGCTCGGCTGGTGAAAGAGGGCTTCTTCACGCAGGCGCAGGCCGCGCCGGTGCTGCAGGAGTCGCTCCCGTTCTACCTCACGGGGCCGTTCATCTTCGCCGTGCTGCTGGCGTGGATCGCCGTGCCGCCGCTGCTCGGCTACTGGAGCTTTCGCGACCAGGACCTCTGA
- a CDS encoding Sjogren's syndrome/scleroderma autoantigen 1 family protein — MSDFDKEAERQKLREKFDHDREKRKETERMSQLLLQGATMTNRHCDACGDPLFRYQGQVFCPTCEGRAQEAEGQTGDTARPESGAEATETPATAEAERGDTAAVSALDATAAGHPEPAVDAPTEDGDGQTPTGAETETDANVATGVSTATESTRVSARGTDENDRDELAAARASLVRTLQHHAQAAEAADGPRRAREHLSAAREAAEALAALDERR; from the coding sequence ATGAGCGACTTCGACAAGGAGGCAGAGCGACAGAAGCTTCGCGAGAAGTTCGACCACGACCGCGAGAAACGCAAGGAGACGGAGCGGATGAGCCAGCTCCTCCTGCAGGGGGCGACGATGACGAACCGCCACTGCGACGCGTGCGGTGACCCGCTCTTCCGTTATCAGGGGCAGGTGTTCTGTCCGACCTGCGAGGGGCGCGCACAGGAGGCCGAGGGGCAGACGGGGGACACGGCACGGCCGGAATCGGGCGCGGAGGCGACGGAAACACCCGCGACGGCGGAGGCCGAGCGGGGTGACACCGCCGCGGTCAGCGCGCTCGACGCCACTGCCGCCGGACATCCGGAGCCGGCGGTCGACGCCCCCACCGAGGACGGCGACGGGCAGACACCCACAGGAGCAGAGACGGAGACGGACGCGAACGTGGCGACAGGAGTGTCGACGGCCACGGAATCCACTCGCGTGAGCGCGCGCGGAACGGACGAGAACGACCGCGACGAACTCGCCGCCGCACGCGCCTCGCTGGTCCGGACGTTGCAGCACCATGCCCAGGCGGCCGAGGCCGCCGACGGGCCACGGCGGGCGAGAGAACACCTGTCGGCCGCGCGCGAGGCCGCCGAAGCGCTTGCGGCCCTCGACGAGCGTCGCTGA